Proteins co-encoded in one Sebastes umbrosus isolate fSebUmb1 chromosome 20, fSebUmb1.pri, whole genome shotgun sequence genomic window:
- the c1qtnf1 gene encoding LOW QUALITY PROTEIN: complement C1q tumor necrosis factor-related protein 1 (The sequence of the model RefSeq protein was modified relative to this genomic sequence to represent the inferred CDS: inserted 2 bases in 2 codons; deleted 1 base in 1 codon), giving the protein MVTRSKKHMMTTVCVWALLLLWACSVDPYRTPYDERKDPDPSQDHMETKNYHQHARSRECRRCCDPGEETPHQYQHYPQYQIVPQINITLLKGEKGAFGERGPHGKSGRAGQTGPPGPSGIKGSKGSAGLPGEPCKSYFAAFSVARKRXLHSTDYYQTLVFDTELVNLYGHFNMFTGKFYCYVPGIYYFSLNVHTWNXKETYLHVMHNEREVVILYAQPSDRSVMQSQSLMLDLERDDQVWVRLFKGERENAIFSDDFDTYITFNGHLIKPKTEL; this is encoded by the exons ATGGTTACCAGATCCAAAAAGCACATG ATGACCACAGTCTGTGTGTGGGCCCTGCTGCTCCTCTGGGCCTGTTCAGTGGACCCCTACCGGACTCCTTATGATGAGAGAAAAGATCCAGATCCCAGTCAGGACCACATGGAAACAAAGAACTACCACCAACATGCCAG gAGTAGGGAGTGTCGAAGATGCTGCGACCCAGGAGAGGAGACTCCCCATCAGTACCAGCACTACCCACAGTACCAGATAGTACCACAGATCAACATTACTCTGCTCAAAG GTGAGAAAGGTGCTTTTGGTGAACGAGGACCTCATGGTAAATCAGGCAGAGCTGGTCAGACAGGTCCTCCAGGTCCCAGTGGCATAAAGGGCAGCAAAGGCAGCGCAGGCCTCCCGGGTGAGCCCTGCAAGTCCTACTTTGCAGCCTTCTCTGTTGCCCGTAAAA GTCTACACTCCACTGACTACTACCAGACACTGGTGTTTGACACAGAGCTGGTCAACCTCTACGGTCACTTCAACATGTTTACTGGTAAGTTCTACTGCTATGTGCCTGGCATCTACTACTTCAGCCTGAACGTGCACACGTGGA AGAAGGAGACGTACTTGCACGTGATGCACAATGAGCGGGAGGTGGTGATCCTCTACGCCCAGCCCAGTGACCGCTCCGTCATGCAGAGCCAAAGCCTGATGCTGGACCTCGAGAGAGATGACCAGGTGTGGGTTAGGCTCTTTAAAGGCGAGAGGGAGAACGCCATCTTTAGTGACGAC TTTGACACTTACATCACCTTTAACGGACACCTGATTAAGCCCAAAACTGAGTTGTAA